The following is a genomic window from Streptomyces chrestomyceticus JCM 4735.
GATCTTGACGGGGAAGGCAAGTACGTGGGACTGGACCTGCCGGACAACTACTGGATGACGGGGACCCTCGAATCGGCCCGGAAAGACCTCGCAGAGGAAATCACCCGGAGATCAGCGGGACCGGACCTTCCTGACGACCCTTGGACGCGTGGCGCTGAGGAATGACCTCGGCGTCGACACCCGGCTCGTCGTGGCCGTCGGCCGGCCACTGCCCGGCAACCGCAACGACCGCAGGGCAGGGGAACTGCCCGGCGCCAAGGCACCGTCGGCAAGGCTACGGTCATCGCGGACGGCGGTCACCGGGTACCCGGCCTTGCCCCCGCACCGCCGTGATCCGGGCCAGATCAATCTCCCTGCTCGGAAAGAGGAACACAACGCCTCCCACCGCGTGGTCCGGGCCCGCGTCGAGCATGTTTTCGCACGGCTGAAGACCTGGCAGCCCCTCCGCGTCTGCCGACTCAAAGGCGACGGCGTCCATTCCTTCTTCGTACGCCTTCCAACCGCCTCGCCGGTGCAACGGACGGCGGGCCACGCGGCTCGCGGGCCGATTCGTGCTCACACCTGCACGTGGGTGAGAAAGGTGTCGCGGCCGGGGCAGGTGGTCCGGGGCGGGTAGAGCGCGTGGAGAGGGGCGTACACCGGTGGTTCGAGACGGAGAATGTGCGTCTTGCCGCCCGCGGCGGGGCCCGGTGCCGTGGTGACGAAGGCGATGTGGCGGGTGCCGATGACGGCGGTGACCGGGGGTGTGCCCTGCCGGTCGGTGCGTTCGGTACGGGGTTCGAAGCCGGCCTGGCGGCAGTGGCCGATGAGGAGGTCGGTGTAGTCGGAGCGGCCGGGGCCCCCAGACCATAAGGGGCTCGTCGGCGAGTTCGGGGAGGGTCACGGTGGTACGAGCGGCGAGGTGGCAGTCGGAGGCGACGGCGATGTGCAGGCGCTGGTGGCCCAGGGTGGTGCGGGTCAGGCCGTGGGCTGGCGTGATGAAGTGCTCCAGTGCCTCGCCCTGCCGGCCCTCCAGATAGAGCGCGCGCATCAGGAGGGCCCGCGGTCGCTCCCTGAGCGGGAAGGCGGCCATGTGCTTCTGCAACTCCAGCGCGTCCAGTTCGCGCGCGAGGCGGCCCTCCCGCACCTTGAGCCGGTGGTCGCCGAGCCGCACCCGCTGCGCGTCGAAGTAAGCGCTCCGGAGGCCCTCCAGGGGCTCGCCGTCGTCGACGATCTCCGCGCGGACCGTGTACCCGCCGTCCCTGGACTTCAGATCCAGCTCGGGAAGCGCCTTACGGATCTTGTACATATACGTCCGCAATGCCATCACCGCGCTCGGGTTCGGGTCGTCCCAGCCCATGCCGATCAACTGGTTGTTGTTCAGCCGGATGCCGTTGTTGAGCAACAACACCGCCAGCACCGCCCGCTGCTGGCGCGGCCCCAGCCCGATCTCCTCTTCGTCGCGCCAGGCACGTACCGGGCCCATCAGTGAGAATCACAAACTCATACCGCAGCACAACGCCCGCGCGCATGCCCGGCTTCCCCGTACGTGTCGCGGTCACCGAGAGCGCTCGGCGGGGGCCCGTTCACGGCGAGGGCGAGATCACGACGGCAGGGAGGTCGAAGCGTTTGGTGCCGGTGCCGTGGTGGCGGACGTGGTGGGCCCTCCGGCGGGTGCGGAAGTCGTCGCTGCGGGTGGACGGCTCACCGACGAGGTCGTGCAGCTCCTTGTCGTGGCGAGCGCGTCCGGTTTCCGTACGCAGGATGGCCACAGCGGTGTCGGCAGCCTGTTCCCCTCCCGCCGTCCGTCGCCGCGCGATCAGCCGACGCCTGGCTCGGTACGTGTGACGGTGACAGCGGCCGGCCCCAGCCGGGCTGGACAACACGACAGCGGGTGGCCACAGGCTTACCTGTGACCACCCGCCGAGAACGCTCAGCCCTTACGAGGACACCACCGGTGAGTGCCGACCCAGGGATGCGTACCCCCGTCGGCCGACGCTCCCCTCGAAGCCCTGCACCGTCAGTCGGCGGCCAGCCGTTGCAGTTCGACCATCATCCGGTCCAGCGTCGCGACGTAGGCATGGAACTTCTGCTTGACTTGCAGTTCTTCGTCCGTTGTGGTGCTCACCGAAGCGAATGCGCTCAGGAGGTTCTTGACCGCGCGGGCGTGCTCGTCCAGATCCGGGATGTCCGAAGCGCTCAGGTCGCCGCTGTCGACCTGGCCCGCATAGCCCGCGATCTGATAGTCGATGTCGAGCAGGTCGGAACCCAGATCCTGCAGCTTTCCGGGTTTCGGGCGGTCAGGGTAGGGCATGGCGCGAAATGTTCGGTAGGCATGCCGGAAGTCGGAGCTGCCCGTCAGTCCCACCATGTCACGATCTTCCCGTCGTCGGTGTAAATGCCTTCACCACTCCACAGGTCACCCTTGATCTTCCAGCCCTTCTTGCCGTGCCCCACCTCGACGCGAATGCGATCCTTGGCCGGTGTCTTGTCCCAGAGGGCCTTGGCCTCCTTCGTGTATTCGGCGAAGGTTCGCCCCTTCCCGTGCTTGCCGATGTGGTACCTGGCGCTCTCTTCAACGCTACTGCTTCGCCCCTTGTCCCACTCCTCCATCGCCTTGAGGTCATCGTCGCACCAGTTGTTGTCGTTGTGGACGAGGACAGGCTGGCCGCCGGCGACCACGTAGTAGGTGTGCAGATCGGCGACTGTCAGGTTGTGGACCCGCTGGCCGGGCACAGTCCACGTCTTGATGGCGTTGACCGGCACCGGCGCCCTGGAGCTGCTGAGCAGCTTCATTCCGGGCTTCAGCTCTGCGGCGTCGAGCCATGCGCCGTTGCCGCCGGTCTCCCAGAAGCGGTGCTTGTCGGTGGCGACGACGGTGCCGCCGGACCGCGCGCCGGAACGGGGGACGGTGATGCTGACGAGGTTCTTCTCACCGCTGCCGGTAATGGTGTCCTGGACGGCCTTCGCCTCGGTGCGGCCGGTCTGCGGGTCTGTCGCGATCACCCGGTCGCCGATGCGGACGTCTTCAATCGGCTTGGTTTGGTGACCGGCCATCAGGACGCGGGTGCCCGGGACGAAGCTGTTGGGCCGGCATCTCTTCTTGAGCCCCTTCAGCGCCTTCACCTTGAGAGCGCTCATCGCGAGGTCGGGAAGGCACTTGGCGGACTTCGTCTGGAGGCAGTGCTCGATTTCGTCGGCACCTATGTACCAGGCGATCAAACGGTCCAGATAGGTGGTCGTGATGCAGCCCATGCCACCGGCCCCGTCACCACCGCAGACCAGGACCGTCTCGCCCGGCTTCAGATCACCGTCCCCCAAGGCTTCGCGGCGCCATGTGAACAGCCGCTTTTCCAGGGAAGCGCGAAGCTCCTTGTCCGAGATCGGCTTACTGGGCTTGAGCGCCTCTTCCCGTATCTGGGCCTTGAGCTCCTCAACCAGCTTGTCAGCCGCGATTTTCAACGCCTCGGTGGACGCCTTGGCAGCCGCGAGAGCGTCCTGGTCGGCGGCCGCGGCGGAGTTGCGCGCCTGATAGGCGGAGGTGTGCGCCTGCGACGAGTAGTGCGAGGCGCGAACCGCGGAATGCTGGGCCTGCTGTGCGGACTGCTCCGCGGCTCGTGCGTCCTTTTGTGCGGCCGCGGCGGCGTTGCGGGCCGTCTTGGCGGACGCGGCGGCTCGCTTGGACGATTCCTCCGCTTGGTCAGCAGACTTGTCGGCCTGCTGGGCGTACATGGCCGCGTCGTCGGAGGACTTCTTCGCCGCGTTTTTCCACTTGACGGCCTCGTCGGCCTCATTGCGGGCATGCGCGGCCACCCGCTGAGCCTCGGCCGCGTCCTTGTGCGCGAGGGCTGCCGACCGGTCGGCAGCCGCCAGCAGCGTGTCGATCTCGGCGATGTGAGCGGCTGCGTTGGCATCGCGCTGCTGCGCCTTGTACAGACCGACCTGCAGGAAGGACCGCAGTCCCGCGACAGGTCCCGACAATGACGCCTGGGCTGCCGACTTGACCTCGGGGCCGCCGTTGGCCATGGCCTGCGCGGCAGCGACGCGGTCGTCTGCTTCGCGGGCCTTGTACTGCCCGGTCACCAGGAACTGGTGCAGGTCGTCCGCAGTACCGTCAAGGGCCTTGTTGGCCGCGGCCTTCACGCCGGGGCCGCCCGTGGTCATGATCTGCGAGACCGTGATCCGGTCGTCGTGTTCCTTGCCCGGGTAGGCCCGGGTACGCAGGAACTCCCGCACCTGGTCGATCGGCTTGTCCACCACGGCCACGGCAGCCTGCCGCTGCTCGGGCTTCTCGGCAGTGGCCGCGATGTGCGCCACGCTGGCGCGGTCGTCCTGCTCCAGGGCGACCGTCAGCCCGGCGCGTACGAACTCGGACACATCCGCGTCGGTGCCCTCCAGCGCCATCTCGGCATTGCTGCGGACCCAGGTCCCACCGGAGTTGAGGAGGTTGACCGCGAGGTGCCGCCCCTTGGCCGCGGCCACCTTCGGGTCGGTGGCGGCTTCGGCCTCCTTGCGCAGCTCTTGCGTCTCGGCATTGAGCTGGTGGATCCGCCCGGCCTCCCATTCGGCAGCGGCGACCTGGGCGTCATGGGCCTTCTTGGCCTCTTCGGCCGCGAGGATGTTCTCATCCTCTTGTTC
Proteins encoded in this region:
- a CDS encoding polymorphic toxin-type HINT domain-containing protein, encoding MAAVMGLTLAAGVDAPSAAAEDTPVYSRSDVLEAWRVGGPGVRQAAETALQGSDEDIRTFMTKDLPALEEQDLRVQVAQVMVIGGPGVSEAANTALDGGVKELQDFLDDGLVKPYDDDLRVRVSQIMAAGGPGVQEAAGKSLDGTPDDWRKFINQGQLKPAEDDNRVQVSQLMVAGGPNVQKLAQQALDGSAEDVQEFLDDGWQVAAARDQEKLSVAQLAQLADKAQKRAKQLTEKAKEEAAKAEKATARAKAAAEEAARQAKEAKSSAQEAAAAARRAAAAADRAAQSARTAVSAAAGANRAARVASSAAAQAAYAASRAGNAAASARSAAAAAAGDANRAKEARKAAEVSREAAAGAKKAAVAADHAGEAAENAAIAAGAAARSGVNAAAAAAAAAEAGQWAGQAGGKAEEARAAAARAKRLADKATRAANAAEANARDAAKAARQSRDAANDAAQHAEAAAKAAEKAADEAGKAANAAKQSKEAADAATTAANNAQTAAKQAKSVAALARKADAERLAEQEDENILAAEEAKKAHDAQVAAAEWEAGRIHQLNAETQELRKEAEAATDPKVAAAKGRHLAVNLLNSGGTWVRSNAEMALEGTDADVSEFVRAGLTVALEQDDRASVAHIAATAEKPEQRQAAVAVVDKPIDQVREFLRTRAYPGKEHDDRITVSQIMTTGGPGVKAAANKALDGTADDLHQFLVTGQYKAREADDRVAAAQAMANGGPEVKSAAQASLSGPVAGLRSFLQVGLYKAQQRDANAAAHIAEIDTLLAAADRSAALAHKDAAEAQRVAAHARNEADEAVKWKNAAKKSSDDAAMYAQQADKSADQAEESSKRAAASAKTARNAAAAAQKDARAAEQSAQQAQHSAVRASHYSSQAHTSAYQARNSAAAADQDALAAAKASTEALKIAADKLVEELKAQIREEALKPSKPISDKELRASLEKRLFTWRREALGDGDLKPGETVLVCGGDGAGGMGCITTTYLDRLIAWYIGADEIEHCLQTKSAKCLPDLAMSALKVKALKGLKKRCRPNSFVPGTRVLMAGHQTKPIEDVRIGDRVIATDPQTGRTEAKAVQDTITGSGEKNLVSITVPRSGARSGGTVVATDKHRFWETGGNGAWLDAAELKPGMKLLSSSRAPVPVNAIKTWTVPGQRVHNLTVADLHTYYVVAGGQPVLVHNDNNWCDDDLKAMEEWDKGRSSSVEESARYHIGKHGKGRTFAEYTKEAKALWDKTPAKDRIRVEVGHGKKGWKIKGDLWSGEGIYTDDGKIVTWWD